The Balearica regulorum gibbericeps isolate bBalReg1 chromosome 12, bBalReg1.pri, whole genome shotgun sequence genome includes a region encoding these proteins:
- the SNAPC5 gene encoding snRNA-activating protein complex subunit 5 isoform X1 translates to MLSRLQELRKEEETLLRVKAALHDQLTRLKVEELALQSMIRAREENRTVSAAPAAEETHKTLGQMDNEAAINQTELHLSLQDHEEEEEEEEEESDS, encoded by the exons ATGCTGAGCCGGCTGCAGGAGCTGCGCAAGGAGGAGGAGACGCTGCTGCGCGTGAAGGCGGCGCTGCACGACCAGCTCACCCGCCTCAAG GTGGAAGAGCTGGCGCTGCAGTCTATGATCAGGGCCAGGGAGGAGAACCGAACGGTCTCTGCGGCACCTGCTGCGGAGGAGACGCACAAA ACTCTTGGGCAGATGGACAACGAGGCTGCAATCAATCAAACTGAATTACACCTAAGTCTTCAAGAtcatgaagaggaggaggaggaagaggaggaagaatcTGAttcttga
- the SNAPC5 gene encoding snRNA-activating protein complex subunit 5 isoform X2: MLSRLQELRKEEETLLRVKAALHDQLTRLKTLGQMDNEAAINQTELHLSLQDHEEEEEEEEEESDS; the protein is encoded by the exons ATGCTGAGCCGGCTGCAGGAGCTGCGCAAGGAGGAGGAGACGCTGCTGCGCGTGAAGGCGGCGCTGCACGACCAGCTCACCCGCCTCAAG ACTCTTGGGCAGATGGACAACGAGGCTGCAATCAATCAAACTGAATTACACCTAAGTCTTCAAGAtcatgaagaggaggaggaggaagaggaggaagaatcTGAttcttga
- the RPL4 gene encoding LOW QUALITY PROTEIN: large ribosomal subunit protein uL4 (The sequence of the model RefSeq protein was modified relative to this genomic sequence to represent the inferred CDS: deleted 1 base in 1 codon), which produces MTRLAEYLRQKKSPPVSEATGSNGGTRREKARYRGSWRTRRRLGSRLGSAAGRPVWQKAAGRMRKDIAHSEERVTSPSFSGRAAAETGGSTRRSAAATMACARPLISVYSEKGEASGKNVTLPAVFKAPIRPDVVNFVHTNLRKNNRQPYAVSELAGHQTSAESWGTGRAVARIPRVRGGGTHRSGQGAFGNMCRGGRMFAPTKTWRRWHRRVNTTQKRYAICSALAASALPALVMSKGHRIEEIPELPLVVEDKVESYKKTKEAVLLLKKLKAWNDIKKVYASQRMRAGKGKMRNRRRIQRRGPCIIYNEDNGIIRAFRNIPGITLLDVNKLNLLRLAPGGHVGRFCIWTESAFRKLDDLYGTWRKAATLKSDYNLPMHKMTNTDIGRIMRSQEIQKALRAPKKKIRRRVLKKNPLKNLRIMIKLNPYAKTMRRNTILRHAQNHKLKEEKKAKAKLAAKVPAEPKAETAAKTPAKAKAEA; this is translated from the exons ATGACTCGTCTCGCTGAATACCTCCGCCAGAAAAAGAGTCCCCCGGTTTCAGAGGCGACCGGGAGCAACGGAGGCACCCGGAGGGAGAAGGCTCGGTACCGTGGGTCCTGGCGTACGCGAAGGAGGCTCGGGTCGAGGCTGGGGTCAGCAGCCGGCCGGCCGGTGTGGCAGAAGGCGGCGGGCAGAATGCGGAAGGACATCGCTCATAGTGAAGAAAGAGTAACAAGTCCTTCCTTTTCCGGTCGG GCTGCGGCGGAGACGGGCGGTAGCACGAGAcgctccgccgccgccaccaTG GCTTGCGCTCGACCGTTAATATCCGTCTACTCCGAGAAGGGAGAAGCATCAGGCAAAAATGTCACCTTGCCTGCTGTGTTCAAGGCTCCCATTCGCCCTGACGTTGTGAACTTCGTTCACACCAATTTGCGCAAGAACAACAGGCAGCCCTATGCTGTCAGTGAACTTGCAG GTCATCAGACCAGTGCCGAATCTTGGGGTACTGGGAGAGCTGTTGCTCGTATTCCTCGAGTACGAGGTGGTGGAACTCACCGCTCTGGCCAGGGTGCCTTTGGAAAT ATGTGTCGTGGAGGCCGCATGTTTGCCCCAACCAAGACTTGGCGGCGCTGGCACCGTAGAGTGAATACGACTCAGAAGCGTTACGCCATCTGTTCCGCTCTGGCAGCATCTGCTCTTCCAGCGCTGGTCATGTCCAAAG GCCACCGCATCGAGGAGATTCCAGAACTTCCTCTGGTTGTTGAGGACAAAGTTGAGAGTTACAAGAAAACCAAGGAAGCTGTTCTCCTTCTGAAGAAGCTTAAAGCTTGGAATGACATCAAAAAG gtTTATGCCTCCCAGCGTATGCGGGCCGGAAAGGGTAAAATGAGGAATCGCCGTCGCATCCAGCGCAGGGGACCCTGCATCATCTACAACGAGGACAATGGTATCATTAGAGCTTTCCGGAATATCCCAG GAATTACTCTTCTTGATGTGAACAAGCTGAACCTGCTCCGACTCGCTCCCGGTGGCCACGTTGGGCGTTTCTGCATTTGGACGGAAAGCGCCTTCCGCAAGCTGGATGATCTGTATGGCACCTGGCGCAAAGCTGCCACGCTGAAGAGCGACTACAA CCTGCCGATGCATAAGATGACCAATACGGACATTGGAAGAATCATGAGAAGCCAGGAAATCCAGAAGGCGCTGCGTGCTCCGAA GAAGAAGATTCGCCGTAGAGTCCTGAAGAAGAATCCTCTGAAGAATCTGAGAATCATGATCAAGTTGAACCCGTACGCCAAAACGATGCGACGCAACACCATTCTGCGCCACGCACAAAAC CACAAACtcaaggaagagaagaaggCCAAGGCCAAGCTCGCGGCCAAGGTCCCGGCTGAGCCCAAGGCAGAGACCGCAGCCAAGACCCCTGCCAAGGCCAAGGCTGAAGCATAA